The Loxodonta africana isolate mLoxAfr1 chromosome 1, mLoxAfr1.hap2, whole genome shotgun sequence genomic sequence AGCTGGTGCTTTTGgctctaaggactgggaggtaccacttatccttggacccttgtcatgggtggctgggtggtgtgggtggagccaccagtcctcgggCCCCTGATCTGGGTAGGTGCTTAATAGGCAAAgaagtgtcaaatgtcatgaacctccCCCTCCACCATACAGATGAAACTGTTGAAGCCAGACTTCAGGTATAGACCCTGTTGTACTCTGCTAATGAGggcttatgttgttgaaatggGCCTACGCAGATAtaagcaggggtgaaaggcattggAAGTCCATGGACTGCTTGTGCCTGTGCCCAGGCAAAGGAGcaacttctgtcctgagttcccaacTTAGGGGAGCAGGCTGATtacttttttcccccatttgttaatttgttccttcttcaagCCCAGGAGAATGGGTCAGGATGCACAGGAGGTCctgtctctggcccagggaaagtGGTGCAGAGGGGGAGAGGCCAGACAGttctttccaaaggggtgtttttcaGTCCGTGTAGTAGATTAGATTCAAGTACGTATCTTTACCAAGAACACCACTTTCCACttattctggaggcatgagtagactctccaCCACTGCACACTCTCTCCCACTGTGGGAAATGGGTCCCGAACACTACCACCTGCCTCACTGTGCTTGAGCCAGGGGATCTGGCCTGCAGAGCACcagttcccaccaggtcaggtccagcaactcctcgctgcttctgaactgatgctcccaccccctgccactctgtccagttcctcaattttgcctttgacgttcagggctcccagcttgtcgtatataatcgattcacttgtgtttttgggtctttgttgcaagagggaccaccagaagtgtttcagtactctgccatcttggctctaccTCCAGTAGTGGTAAATTTTTAAGCAAACCTCTAGCTAATAATATTTGATTAATGTGGCATCCTTTCCTATCCCAACAAAGGCTACATCATGCTTTCATGGATGTACCTCAGAAAGGGATCAGTAAAAGGACACCTCTAGCCCTGTTTACATTCTAAAATGAGGAAATACTACTATTTTAAAgaacttttttatttctttaaagacTTTGTGGTTGTAAGGAATTCTTCCCTATTTTACTTAAGTTAAAAATCTTTCGCACgggcttccttttttttattttgaagtttccaTATTTTATTATCATAAAAGTTGGTGTTGCTAGAAGTATTTTCCTGATTGAATCCActataattatataaaaaaaaattagaagtaaaAAGGAGAACTGTCCTTTGGCTGTGCTTGATTTGAGATCACTTTGGTGCTTTAGTCTGTTCGTTTTCAATACCACATAGTACTCCTTTGATGAATATGTCACGATTTTTAATCTGACTTGTTTTTCAaggatatttggattgtttccagttccACGCTATGAAGAATAATAGTTTAatgagtattctttttttttattgtactttagatgaaggttaacagaacaaactagtttctcattaaacagttagtacacatattgttttatgacattggctaatgcactccatgacatgtcaacactctgccttctcaaacttgagttccctattaccagcttttctgtcccttcctgccttctagcacttgccccagggttggtgtgcccctttagtctcattttgtttatgggcctgtccccatattggctgaatggtgaacctcaggattaacctcattactgagctaaaggagtggcctggggccatactctcatggtttctgcagactgtgtcaggtcagcaagtctggtttttttttttttttttttgagttagaattttattctacatttttttttcagctctgtctgggaccctcaattgtgatctctgtcagagcagccagtggtggtaacctggcaccatctagttgtactgggctcagtctggagGAGACCATGGTAGATATGTCTTTGGACTGATGTTTCCctagtatctttagttttcttcattctttcttgctctcaaaggggtgagaccagtggagtatcctagatggccactaatgggcttttaagatcccagacgctactcatcaaaatagagcgtagaaaattttcttcaaaagctatgttatgccaattgagttagatgctccctgagaccatggtccctgcagCTCCAATGGGCTTCTTAATAGATTTAGAGAGAACAGTGTGGTGGagtactttaaaaaatcaccctATTAAGATGACTTAGGAAGATGAAAGGCAAGGTTTATCAGGATGTAGATGTTCACAGGCAAAGATGGGATGCAGACTTGCTCTAGGTCTCTGAGTGAAAGGGATATTAATTatgaatctatttaaaaaaaaaaaagattgcctaAGTCACAGTCCATAACAGACATGTAGACTTAATATTTAACAGTTTAATAGTCCAAATTCTATAAAACCTCTGCAATTGGAATCAAGTAAAATAACTATATTATCTTTCAAGACATTTTTGTCTTGGCAACAAAATTCTCATTGGGGATAGTGTTCTAtctataattttgtcttttcttttaagcGATGCTGAATCAAACTTCAGTCACTGAATTTCTCCTCCTGGGAATGACGGACATCCAAGAACTGCAACcttttctctttgtggttttCCTCACCATCTACTTTGTCAATGTGACTGGGAATGGAGCTATCCTGATGATTGTTATCTCTGATCCAAGACTCCATttacctatgtatttcttcctgggAAACCTCTCATGCCTAGATATCTGCTATTCCACAGTGACACTGCCGAAGATGCTAGAAAACTTCTTCTCTACACACAAAGCAATTTCTTTTGTGGGATGCATAAGCCAGCTTCATTTCTTTCACTTCCTGGGCAGCACAGAGGCCATGTTGTTGGCCGTGATGGCCTTGGACCGCTTTGTGGCTATCTGCAAACCGCTTCATTACACTGTCATCATGAATCATCAGCGCTGTACCCAGATGGCTAGCACGATCTGGGTCATTGGGTTTTTCCATGCCCTCCTACATTCCATAATGACCTCTCACTTGAACTTCTGTGGTTCCAACCAAATCCATCACTTCTTCTGTGATATTAAACCATTGTTGGAGTTAGCCTGTGGGCACATTGAGCTCAACCAGTGGCTACTCAACACTGTCACAGGGACCATGGCTATAGGCCCCTTCTTTCTCACACTTCTCTCCTATTTCTACATTATCACCTATCTGGTCTTCAAGACCCATTCATGCAGCATGCTTCACAGAGCACTGtccacctgtgcctcccactTCATGGTAGTTATTATTTTCTATTCTCCTGTTGTCTTCACCTATATTCATCCTGCCTCAGGCAGCTCCATGGACCAGGAACGGGTCATTGCCATCATGTACACTGTGGTCACCCCTGTGCTAAATCCATTGGTCtatactttgaggaataaggaagTAAAGAGGGCCTTGATCAGGATGATCAGAAGGAAGCTATGACTTGAAGGATCTGGAGAACTCTTCTGAGGCATAAATAAGCAGGCAATGAGAAAGTCAGGATTTGGATTTATACTGCTTCTCAAATTGTTCAAAATATGTATGAATATGAGAACTGACTAAAAGGAATATAAATGGTATAGTCCAGTCTAGTAGGtcgtgttgtttttaggtgctgttgagtctgttctgactcataacagccctatgtacaacagcatgaaacactgccaggtcctgtgccatccttacaattgtgaTTATTCTTcagcaggtaggtaggtagtatAAAAGAAACTTAGAAAAGTTTGATGATAGCCATGGAACCCTCATTCTGAATTGGTTTTGGAGATATTAATTGATATAACTGATTTGTTATATATTCTACTGTGTTCTTGTATGAAAACAGGTATAGAAATATGTCTATATTACTTATGCATTGGGTAAATAGATAACATTTAGGTTTGTTTACCTGCGTGATCCCTTTAGGTTAGCACATTTTAATGTGAGCAATATATTTATTATCCttttatattttgatgtttttttagggtcattgtcatggattgaattgtatcccccccaaaaaatgtgtgtatcaacttggttaggtcataatTCCCAATATTCTGTGGTTTTTCTCCAGTaagtggttgtaattttatgttaagaggattagggtaggattgtaacaccacccataCTCAGGTCACcaccctgatccagtgtaaaaagagtttccctggggtggggcctgtaccaccttttatctctcaagagataaaaggaaaaggaaggaagcagagagatggggacctcataccaccaataaagcagcaccaggagcagagcacatcatttggacaCGAGGTTCCTGCACCTAAGACGCTCCTTGACCACAGGAAAATTGagaataaggaccttcctccagagccaacagagagagaaagccttcccctagactcaatgccccaaatttggacttataacctactagactgtgagaaaataaatttttctttcttaaagtcattcacttgtggtatttctattatggcagcactaaatggCTAAAACAGTCATGGTTACTTAATTTTAAAGTAAATAGTAACTCACATATTAATTAAAGAGAATTCTTAAGAGATAAGTCCTGATTTCTTGTTCACTAAGCAGAGGCAAATCTGCAATTAAAACAAATGATCTGTAATCAGTAATTAACAGAAATAAAATAGCCAATTGTCCTCTAAAGAGGTCTGGCATCCCTATCTCCAAAGACATTTTAAAagtctactagctgaaaggcaaTACTGAATGTGAGTGAAGTgtgcacaacttgaaaaaggtAAGTGATGATactaaaaagtacacaagaaaagggacgtttttggtaaatgctataacatataaaaaaattttttttttttaataacatatacaattttgcagtAATGGCCATAAAGTATGTATGTGGTTAGGAAAGAGtgggaggggaattcactaactagacagcagACAAGATTCATCttgagtgaagggaaggacaacacacaatacatgggaagacagcacaactggactaaaccaaaatctaaggagtttcctgaacacaaccaaacactttgagggacagagtagctggggctgagttctgaggaccatggttttagaggacttctaggtcaattggcataacaaagtttgttaagaaaatgttctgcatcccactttggtgagtggcatctggggtcttaaaagttagagagcggccatctaagatacatcaattgatctcaacccacgtggagcaaagcagaataaagaacaacaaaggcacaaggaaaatagtagcctaggagacagaaagggccacatgaaccacagacttcatcagcctaagaccaaaagaactagatggtgcctggctaccatcaatgaccaccctgacagggaatgcaacagacagtccctgaaagagtgggagaaaagtgtggaacagaactcaaattaacgtaaaaagaccagacttaatggtctgactgagactagaggaatccccaaaGCCATGGGCCTAGATGCTACATTAAccgagaactaaaaccattcctaaagaccactcttcaggcaaagattagactggactataaaacataaaataatactggtgaagagtgtgcttctttgttcaagcagatacacgagacaaAATGGGTgacttctgtctggaggcaggatgagaagtcaggaaaTAACAGGAgttggttggatggacatgggaaacctagggtggaaaggggaagtgttcTGTCACAGTTTAagaattgcaactagtgtcacatgatGATATGTGTATAAAACTGagtatgagagattaacttgagctgttaactttcacataaagtgcaatattttaaaaagtaagggAAAAAGTGTGTGTGGTTACATGcatagatatgtatgcatatatgtgtaaagTAAGGCATATGTGTCTATATACATGTGCACATATGGGTGTATCTGTAGACATATGCAtttatatatgcgtgtgtgtgctgcgtatatattcatatatataataaagcacataggtggCACAGTAACAGATACTTCCTAATATAAATATTCCTAGACATAACAAAACAactcatgggattggtttactgggtttgaatgcttaggaccatagtctcatgggacaactcaatcAATTggcatgttgttgtcgttgttggtgttgttaggtgccgttgagtcagttccgactcatagtgaccctatgcacaacagaacgaaacactgcctggtcctgcgccatccttacaattcttgttacgcttgagctcattgttgtatttactgtgtcaatccaccttgttgagggtcttcctcttttccacagaccctgtaccctgccatgcatgatgtccttctccagggactgacccctcctgacaacatgtccaaagtatgtaagatgcattctcgccatccttgcctctaaggagcattctggttgtacttcttctaagacagctttgttcattctttcggcagtccatggtatattcaatattctttgccaacaccacaattcaaaggcatcaattcttcttcagccttccttattcattgtccagctttcacatgcatatgacgcgattgaaaataccatggcttgggtcaggcacaccttagtcttcagggtgacatctttgttcttcaacactttgaagaggtcctttgcagcagatttacccaatgcaatgcatcttttgatttcttgtctgctgcttccatggctgttgattgtggatccaagtaaaatgaaatccttgacaatttcaatcttttctcattttatcatgatgttgctcattggtccagtagtgaggatttttgttttctttatgttgaggtgcaatccatactaaaggctatggtctttgatcttcattagtaaatgcttcaagtcctcttcactttcagcaagcaaggttatgtcatccgcataacgcaggttgttaatgagtcttcctccaatcctgatgccccgttcttcttcatatagtccagcttcttgtattatttgctcagcatacagattgaataggtatggtgaaagaatacaaccctgacatacatgtttctgtcagtttgccatactgtggggcttgtgtgttgctgtgattctggaagctatgcactCATATTCAgatacgagcagggtcacccatggagaacaggcttcagctgagcttccaggctaagacagactaggaagaaggacccagcagtctacttctgaaaagcattagccagtgaaaagcttatgaatagcaattGGCATAGCAGAGTTCATAAAGTTTAGGATCTATATCTAGTCTGGTGAatagcatctgtggtcttaaaagtttgcaagcagccatttaaaatacaactattggtctttactaATCTGAGGCAAaagtgaaagaaggaaaagaaagactcaaagaagaaactagtctacaggccTAATAGCCTACAAAAAACATGGACTCAcgtatcctgagaacagaagaactagatggagcccaaCTACCAATACTGACAATTCTGACCAAAAACACAATAGGTGGTCTtggagagaatgggagaaaaatgtagaacaaaactcaaatactAAAAAAATTCAGACTTACTGACCAGTAGATACTAAAAGAAactccaagactattgccctgggataTCCTTTGAATTTTACATTGAATTCACTCCTGGAGGTCAtctttcagataaacaacagatTGGGTCATAagataaataatatcacccatgagtgttgtgctactttaaaaaatcatctatatgagaccaaatggtcatcATTTAccataaagcaaagatgagaaggtaaggggaaggggcagggaaaTTAGATTAACAGAAAGGGAAAACCATAacggaaataataagaatgttgacacattggaAAGGTGTAATCAATATGACccaacaacttgtgtagaaattgttgaaagggAACCTAATGTGCTgtgtaaaaacacacacacacacacacacacacacacaaaaaaaaacttcaaggatgcccatctcaaaaaaaaaaaaaaatcagctgactGAATTATCAagaacaacatgattaatgtaattgatatcacttaATTGACAACAGAAAATTCAAAATAAGCAAATttgtgctatatatatttttaaaacaacaaaaaattgtgaAATGTAATTAAAAGTAATAATTATATTACTgtgaaatataattaaaaatctCAAGATCCTTTCCTATCTCATTCATGTGTTAATTTTACTTCAGCATTTGATGGATGAAAATGAATACTTTCAATacttgttctgcttttttgtcttgtttttctatttctatgcccccctttttaattatttatttgatgaatttttataatgtaagacaggtgaaaaggaagaattcattcAAACTTTTTTTCGTTTTCCTTTCTTGGCACAAAACTCCCTCTATGGAAAAACAGTGAAGTCCTAGTTGCTGAGATATTTCTTGAGTTAATAAACAAATTACATTCCTCACTTTCTAAGTATCTAGACATGTCTGCTGTCCCTGAAAGAATGGTGGGACACCAGCATTTATAACTATGTAGAGAGACAGACAGGCAACACTATGAAAAGATATTTTGAGCCAGTGAACCGACTATTCAAAGTCTTTGCATTCACTCCTGCAAACCCAAGCAAGTTAGTTCTGATGTCTCTCCTGTGTCTTTTTCTATCTTCAACTTTACCTTCTTTGGTCCTTCGATTCTATTTTTGTTGATAAGAATAAGCATGTGTAAAGAAGGCACCTTCCCCTGTAAGCTGTTACAGAGTAGCAGGAAGGCTGTTGGTAAGAATATGTCACATGAGACAATCTGCATGAAGACTGTGAATTAGAGAGGACCCCATGGAGTTATGGTGATCTCTTGATGCATAACAAACTAGTACCCCAAAGCTTAGTGGCTTAAATCCTTTCATTAAATTgcatgattctgtgggtcagaaactGGGAAAAGCATAGCCTGGAAGGGTTGACTTTATTTAATAATGTCTGAATTCTCAGCCAGGATGACTTGAACAGCTGGGTATGGAATAGGTGAGAGTTGACAAAGTCTCTCTTTGCTGTCTCTCTTTCCCTGTCTCTAGCTTTTCCATGTGGTTAGTATGTGCTTCTTCACTAGGGAAGCCTCCAATGGTAGACTTTTTAGATGGTGGCTCAGAGGCCAACAGATCAAGGTAAAACCCGCCAGTTGTCTTAAGACTAGGCCCAGAACTGGCATTAATATTTCTTATGCTATATTTGCCAAAGTAGTCACAGGCCAACACAGCTTCAGGGGAGAGGTAATAGGCCCCATTTGAGTCCCTGGTTTATGCAAACACTTCAAACTTTCAGCTGGtaacagaaagtttggaggttcaagtccagccagacGCTACTTGGatgaaagacttggcaatctacttctgaaaagtcagctattGAAAGCCTTACGGAACAaagctctactttgacacacatgggtcactatgatcAGAGTCACCTCACCTAGTTTATGCTTCATTTCTGGTGAGGCATTGCTGGTTGACTGGTAGAGTTCTTGTCTCCCATGCAGGAGAACCAAGTTCAGTTCCAACCAATGAACCTCGTGAACAGCTACCTCCCATCTCTTTCCCATCATGCTGGTATGAttctaaacaggtttcagtggagcttccagattaagatggactaggaagaaaggccctccttctacttctgaaaataatccaAAGAAAATCATAAGGAACAAAACAGAaatgatctgcaactgatcaccaggatggcacagaacctggGAGTGTTTCATTAAGTTacgcatggggtcatcatgagttgacagccaacttgacctcagctaacaaccacaacatagTTGGATCTAGTCATGGTATTAATTTCCATTTCCATAAGCACTTTTAAATATATCTATTGGCCATTGGATATTTTCTCATGAACTGCCTATTTAAGTGTtttacccatttttctattgggttgtctctGTTTTAATTAATCTAACAGAATATGAATCTAATTATAAATTCTCAGTCAGAAAACTAGATGACGAATATATTCTCTTACTCTTTTGTTTACCTTATTTATTCCCTTGATTTGTCTTTTGACGAATACAAATTCACTTGGATTCTTTCAAATTACTTAATCCTGAAACTTGTCCAAATTATGCTTTTAAAAGCTTAAGAATTtaagacaaacaaaaattaacaaGAATAAGTTAATTAACTACATGAGACATTTCACTTAAACATTGGGATTTCTTCAATTTCAAAGATGTAGAATACATAAATTTTCACTCTAAGAGctagaaaatttttaattaaaaaattttaaattatgaaaatgATTTGAAGAATAATTTATGCCTCTAATATAACACCTAGGAAGCAGTTTTGTAATACATATTTTAGCTCAGTTACAGGATCAAATGACATATCAAATTGTTTCACTATAATCAGGCAATTctggtttttaaatattctttatgACACCCCTGATTGAATACCTTCAGAAGGGTTCACTTCAGCCATTAAGTCCAGGGATATAACCATCCTAATATCAACTGTTACACTATTCCAGTCTTGGAGATTCTTAGAGGTCTCAAGTAGTGTAAATTCAAACTCCAAGTAACTAGCAATGGCAGACCTTTCCAGGAGATACTTTGTTTGTTTACTCACAGCCTAGGCTCCAACAGAGGAAATTTGGGGTAATATTCTTTTGTCTATACGTAGACTTTTGTCTGTTATACccatcaaaagaaaaatatggggcgggggccaagatggctgactaggtagacgctacctcagatccctcttgcaaaaaagactcggaaaaacaagtgaatcgatcacatacatgacaatctacaaactctgaccaacaaacacagatttaaagagttgacctgagtgacagagacagagaatga encodes the following:
- the LOC100655222 gene encoding olfactory receptor 12D2-like, encoding MLNQTSVTEFLLLGMTDIQELQPFLFVVFLTIYFVNVTGNGAILMIVISDPRLHLPMYFFLGNLSCLDICYSTVTLPKMLENFFSTHKAISFVGCISQLHFFHFLGSTEAMLLAVMALDRFVAICKPLHYTVIMNHQRCTQMASTIWVIGFFHALLHSIMTSHLNFCGSNQIHHFFCDIKPLLELACGHIELNQWLLNTVTGTMAIGPFFLTLLSYFYIITYLVFKTHSCSMLHRALSTCASHFMVVIIFYSPVVFTYIHPASGSSMDQERVIAIMYTVVTPVLNPLVYTLRNKEVKRALIRMIRRKLFRNWEKHSLEGLTLFNNV